A window of the Streptomyces griseochromogenes genome harbors these coding sequences:
- the radA gene encoding DNA repair protein RadA: protein MAARTKTTKDRPSYRCTECGWQTAKWLGRCPECQAWGTIDEYGTPAVRTTAPGRVTTSAVPIGQVDGRQATARTTGVPELDRVLGGGLVPGAVVLLAGEPGVGKSTLLLDVAAKSASAEHKTLYVTGEESASQVRLRADRIGALDDHLYLAAETDLAAILGHLDEVKPSLLILDSVQTVASPEIDGAPGGMAQVREVAGALIRASKERGMSTLLVGHVTKDGAIAGPRLLEHLVDVVLHFEGDRHARLRLVRGVKNRYGATDEVGCFELHDEGITGLADPSGLFLTRRDEPVPGTCLTVTLEGRRPLVAEVQALTVDSQIPSPRRTTSGLETSRVSMMLAVLEQRGRISALGKRDIYSATVGGVKLSEPAADLAVALALASAASDVPLPKNLVAIGEVGLAGEVRRVTGVQRRLSEAHRLGFTHALVPGDPGKIPPGMKVLEVADIGDALRVLPRSRRREAPREAEDRR, encoded by the coding sequence ATGGCTGCCCGTACCAAGACCACCAAGGACCGCCCGTCCTACCGCTGCACCGAGTGCGGCTGGCAGACGGCCAAGTGGCTCGGCCGCTGCCCCGAGTGCCAGGCCTGGGGCACGATCGACGAGTACGGCACGCCCGCGGTCCGTACGACGGCACCCGGCCGCGTCACGACGTCCGCGGTGCCCATCGGCCAGGTCGACGGCCGGCAGGCCACCGCCCGCACGACCGGCGTGCCGGAGCTGGACCGGGTGCTCGGCGGCGGTCTCGTCCCCGGCGCGGTCGTCCTGCTCGCCGGCGAGCCGGGCGTCGGCAAGTCCACCCTGCTGCTGGACGTGGCCGCCAAGTCGGCGAGCGCGGAGCACAAGACCCTCTACGTGACCGGCGAGGAGTCCGCGAGCCAGGTACGGCTGCGCGCCGACCGCATCGGCGCCCTCGACGACCACCTCTATCTGGCCGCCGAGACCGACCTGGCTGCCATCCTCGGCCACTTGGACGAGGTGAAGCCCTCCCTTCTGATCCTCGACTCGGTGCAGACGGTGGCCTCCCCGGAGATCGACGGCGCGCCGGGCGGCATGGCCCAGGTCCGCGAGGTGGCCGGGGCCCTGATCCGCGCCTCCAAGGAGCGCGGGATGTCCACGCTGCTGGTGGGCCACGTCACCAAGGACGGCGCGATCGCCGGCCCCCGGCTGCTGGAGCACCTGGTGGACGTGGTGCTGCACTTCGAGGGCGACCGGCACGCGCGTCTGCGCCTGGTGCGCGGCGTGAAGAACCGCTACGGCGCCACGGACGAGGTCGGCTGCTTCGAACTGCACGATGAGGGCATTACGGGCCTTGCCGACCCGAGCGGACTTTTCCTGACCCGTCGTGACGAACCGGTTCCCGGCACCTGCCTGACGGTCACCCTGGAGGGCCGCCGCCCCTTGGTGGCCGAGGTCCAGGCGCTGACCGTGGACTCCCAGATCCCCTCCCCGCGCCGCACCACCTCGGGCCTGGAGACCTCCCGCGTGTCGATGATGCTCGCGGTGCTGGAGCAGCGCGGCCGGATCAGCGCGCTCGGCAAGCGGGACATCTACTCCGCGACCGTCGGTGGCGTGAAGCTCTCCGAGCCGGCCGCCGACCTCGCCGTCGCGCTCGCGCTCGCCTCGGCCGCGAGCGACGTCCCGCTGCCGAAGAACCTGGTCGCGATCGGCGAGGTGGGTCTGGCGGGCGAGGTCAGACGGGTCACGGGCGTGCAGCGCAGGCTCTCCGAGGCGCACCGGCTCGGCTTCACGCACGCGCTCGTGCCGGGCGATCCGGGCAAGATCCCGCCCGGCATGAAGGTCCTGGAAGTGGCCGACATAGGGGATGCGCTGAGGGTGCTGCCGCGCTCCCGTCGCCGAGAGGCCCCACGGGAGGCGGAGGACCGCCGGTAG
- a CDS encoding BACON domain-containing protein produces the protein MSRSPETTTRTSGAHRAHREARDRAAARTLAQRPPGRYEPYLDGLFTYCLSVLCDHDAATAALGDVLALAERRGQRVPQAAADRRAWLYALARWACLRGLAEAKQKRQVTHAAGRSAAGRQVPDPPVTPEAEEQRRRELALLAWPEAAGTTPEQREALELAVRHHLAAHEVAAVLGMEPATARELLASAACEVERTRAALAVVETGGCPSVAHLTGDGRLVLSTALRRELVRHVDDCPRCRRTAERAVPGRWPGATVTPAELPVLEAPRAALHIALAHHPRVRGAVPRFDRRGFPMDPKDHAARRDRLRARAVTTTVVATVVAAPVLALWAAYRGAPAVGEDGRAATAREAQGPDALGGDAAGGYENAGNASVKPGSGPGKEHKADVSVEVVSVSGGDKRGVGRLAVGAANDGDTTVITLTASGSAPVRWSASTSAPWLYLSRPAGTLAPGQTLTIKVYVDHLREPSGRWRAQVAVSPAGAVVTIDGYGTAPSGPATPPSTPSADPTTPPASPPATPPSSRPPSPTDPSPSPSDPTPSDPPSPSPSPSDDGSPSPSGS, from the coding sequence ATGAGCCGCAGTCCGGAGACCACGACCCGCACCAGCGGTGCACATCGGGCGCACCGCGAAGCGCGCGACCGAGCCGCCGCGCGCACCCTCGCCCAGCGGCCGCCGGGGCGCTACGAGCCGTACCTGGACGGCCTGTTCACCTACTGCCTGTCCGTGCTGTGCGACCACGACGCGGCCACCGCCGCCCTCGGGGACGTCCTCGCCCTGGCGGAGCGGCGCGGGCAGCGCGTCCCGCAGGCGGCCGCGGACCGCAGGGCGTGGCTGTACGCGCTGGCCCGCTGGGCCTGTCTGCGAGGGCTCGCCGAGGCCAAGCAGAAACGTCAGGTCACCCATGCGGCGGGGCGCTCCGCGGCCGGAAGACAGGTGCCCGATCCGCCCGTCACGCCCGAGGCCGAGGAGCAGCGGCGCCGTGAACTGGCCCTGCTCGCCTGGCCGGAGGCGGCCGGCACCACGCCCGAGCAGCGCGAGGCCCTCGAACTCGCCGTGCGCCACCACCTCGCCGCCCACGAGGTCGCCGCCGTCCTCGGCATGGAGCCCGCCACCGCCCGCGAGCTGCTGGCCTCCGCCGCCTGCGAGGTCGAGCGCACCCGCGCCGCGCTCGCCGTGGTCGAGACCGGCGGCTGCCCGAGCGTGGCCCACCTCACCGGAGACGGCCGGCTGGTCCTCAGCACGGCCCTGCGCCGCGAGCTCGTCCGGCACGTCGACGACTGCCCGCGCTGCCGCCGTACCGCCGAGCGCGCGGTGCCCGGCCGCTGGCCCGGCGCCACGGTCACCCCGGCCGAGCTGCCCGTCCTGGAGGCGCCCCGCGCGGCCCTGCACATCGCCCTCGCGCACCACCCGCGCGTGCGGGGAGCCGTCCCGCGCTTCGACCGGCGGGGCTTTCCGATGGATCCCAAGGACCACGCGGCCCGCCGCGACCGCCTCCGCGCGCGTGCCGTCACCACGACGGTCGTCGCCACCGTCGTGGCCGCCCCCGTGCTCGCCCTGTGGGCCGCCTACCGGGGCGCTCCCGCCGTCGGCGAGGACGGCCGCGCGGCCACCGCACGGGAGGCGCAGGGCCCCGACGCGCTCGGCGGCGACGCCGCGGGCGGCTACGAGAACGCGGGCAACGCCAGCGTGAAGCCCGGAAGCGGCCCGGGCAAGGAGCACAAGGCGGACGTCTCCGTGGAGGTCGTCAGCGTCTCCGGAGGGGACAAGAGGGGCGTGGGACGGCTCGCGGTCGGCGCCGCCAACGACGGCGACACCACGGTGATCACCCTCACCGCCTCCGGTTCCGCCCCCGTCCGCTGGTCCGCGTCCACCTCGGCGCCCTGGCTCTACCTCAGCAGGCCGGCCGGAACCCTCGCCCCCGGCCAGACGTTGACGATCAAGGTGTACGTCGACCATCTGCGCGAGCCGTCCGGCCGCTGGCGCGCACAGGTGGCGGTCTCACCGGCCGGCGCGGTGGTCACCATCGACGGCTACGGCACCGCCCCCAGCGGCCCCGCGACCCCGCCCTCGACCCCCAGTGCCGATCCGACGACGCCCCCCGCCTCGCCCCCCGCGACCCCGCCGTCCAGCCGGCCCCCGTCCCCGACCGACCCGAGCCCCAGCCCCAGCGACCCGACCCCGTCCGACCCGCCGAGCCCGTCGCCGTCGCCGAGCGACGACGGCAGCCCGAGCCCGTCGGGCAGCTAG
- a CDS encoding Ppx/GppA phosphatase family protein yields the protein MRLGVLDVGSNTVHLLVVDAHPGARPLPAHSHKAELRLAQLLDDSGAIGDDGIQKLIAVVRDALQAAEDKGVEDLLPFATSAVREASNADDVLARVEAETGVRLQVLTGAEEARLTFLAVRRWYGWSAGKLLVLDIGGGSLEIAYGIDEEPDAAVSLPLGAGRLTAGWLPGDPPDPEAVRALRRHVRAQIARTVGEFSRFGAPDHVVATSKTFKQLARIAGAARSTEGLYVQRELKRESLEAWVPRLSGMTADQRAELPGVSEGRAAQILAGALVAEGAMDLFGVESLEVCPWALREGVILRRLDHMGSA from the coding sequence ATGAGACTCGGTGTCCTGGACGTGGGTTCGAACACGGTGCATCTGCTGGTGGTGGACGCTCACCCCGGCGCGCGCCCGCTGCCCGCGCATTCGCACAAGGCCGAACTGCGGCTCGCTCAGCTGCTCGACGACAGCGGTGCCATCGGCGACGACGGCATCCAGAAGCTGATCGCAGTCGTCCGGGACGCCCTCCAGGCCGCCGAGGACAAGGGCGTGGAGGACCTGCTGCCGTTCGCGACCTCCGCCGTGCGCGAGGCCAGCAACGCCGATGACGTCCTCGCGCGCGTGGAGGCCGAGACCGGCGTACGGCTCCAGGTACTCACCGGCGCCGAGGAGGCCCGGCTCACCTTCCTGGCCGTCCGCCGCTGGTACGGCTGGTCCGCCGGAAAACTGCTGGTCCTGGACATCGGTGGCGGCTCCCTGGAGATCGCCTACGGCATCGACGAGGAGCCCGACGCGGCCGTCTCGCTGCCGCTCGGCGCCGGCCGCCTCACCGCGGGCTGGCTGCCCGGCGACCCGCCCGACCCCGAGGCCGTCCGCGCCCTGCGCCGCCACGTGCGCGCACAGATCGCCCGGACCGTCGGCGAATTCAGCCGCTTCGGCGCCCCCGACCACGTGGTCGCCACCTCCAAGACGTTCAAACAGCTGGCCCGCATCGCCGGCGCCGCCCGCAGCACCGAGGGCCTCTACGTCCAGCGGGAACTCAAGCGGGAGTCCCTGGAGGCCTGGGTGCCGCGCCTGTCCGGCATGACCGCGGACCAGCGTGCCGAGCTCCCCGGCGTCTCGGAGGGCCGAGCCGCCCAGATACTGGCCGGCGCCCTGGTGGCCGAGGGGGCCATGGACCTGTTCGGAGTGGAGAGCCTGGAGGTCTGCCCCTGGGCCTTGAGGGAGGGCGTGATCCTGCGGCGCCTCGATCACATGGGTTCGGCCTGA
- a CDS encoding sugar phosphate isomerase/epimerase family protein: MAEPRDVLVALSTASVYPESTATAFEIAARLGYDGVEVMVWTDPVSQDIEALRRLSDYHGIPILAVHAPCLLITQRVWSTDPWVKLQRARAAAEKLGATTVVVHPPFRWQRQYARDFVAGIWRMANETDVRFAVENMYPWRYRDREMLAYAPDWDVTKDDYRHFTVDLSHTSTARTDALHMIDRMGDRLGHVHLADGRGSAKDEHLVPGRGTQPCAELLERLAFTGFDGHVVIEVNTRRAMSGAEREADLAEALAFTRRHLASAVEVPRR, from the coding sequence GTGGCTGAACCAAGGGACGTCCTCGTCGCGCTGTCGACCGCCTCCGTGTACCCGGAGTCGACGGCCACGGCCTTCGAGATCGCCGCACGCCTCGGCTACGACGGTGTCGAGGTCATGGTGTGGACGGACCCGGTCAGCCAGGACATCGAGGCCCTGCGCCGCCTGTCCGACTACCACGGCATCCCGATCCTGGCCGTCCACGCCCCCTGTCTGCTGATCACCCAGCGGGTCTGGTCCACCGATCCCTGGGTCAAGCTCCAGCGGGCCCGGGCGGCCGCCGAGAAGCTGGGCGCCACCACCGTCGTCGTACACCCGCCCTTCCGCTGGCAGCGGCAGTACGCCCGCGACTTCGTCGCCGGGATCTGGCGGATGGCGAACGAGACGGACGTGCGCTTCGCCGTCGAGAACATGTACCCGTGGCGCTACCGCGACCGCGAGATGCTGGCCTACGCCCCCGACTGGGACGTCACCAAGGACGACTACCGGCACTTCACGGTCGATCTCAGTCATACGTCGACGGCCCGCACCGACGCCCTGCACATGATCGACCGCATGGGCGACCGCCTCGGCCACGTGCACCTCGCCGACGGGCGCGGCTCGGCCAAGGACGAGCACCTGGTCCCGGGACGCGGCACGCAGCCCTGCGCCGAGCTGCTGGAGCGCCTCGCGTTCACCGGCTTCGACGGCCATGTCGTCATCGAGGTCAACACCCGGCGGGCCATGTCCGGTGCCGAGCGCGAGGCCGACCTCGCCGAGGCCCTGGCCTTCACGCGCCGGCATCTGGCCTCCGCGGTGGAGGTGCCGAGGCGATGA
- a CDS encoding TetR/AcrR family transcriptional regulator, giving the protein MSGTTARRRGRPPRAESADTRDRILTAAREEFSERGYEKTSVRGIAKSAGVDSALVHHYFGTKEQIFEAAIAVAFAPALDAPNAVADGPLEGVGERLTRFVFGVWDNPTTRAPLLAILRSAVNNETAAAVFRRLVATQLLRRVAAQVDLPDAELRAELAAAQIVGTAMMRYVIKLEPLASADLEQIITRVAPVVQRHLTQP; this is encoded by the coding sequence ATGAGCGGGACCACGGCACGGCGGCGGGGGCGGCCCCCGCGCGCCGAATCAGCGGACACCCGCGACCGCATCCTGACCGCGGCCCGCGAGGAGTTCTCCGAGCGCGGGTACGAGAAGACGTCGGTACGGGGGATCGCCAAGTCCGCCGGTGTCGACTCGGCGCTGGTCCACCACTACTTCGGCACCAAGGAACAGATCTTCGAGGCCGCCATCGCGGTCGCCTTCGCGCCCGCGCTCGACGCGCCGAACGCGGTGGCCGACGGCCCCCTGGAAGGGGTGGGGGAGCGGCTGACCCGCTTCGTCTTCGGTGTCTGGGACAACCCCACGACCCGTGCGCCCCTCCTCGCGATCCTCCGGTCCGCCGTGAACAACGAGACCGCCGCCGCCGTCTTCCGCCGCCTGGTCGCGACCCAGCTGCTGCGGCGGGTCGCCGCCCAGGTGGACCTGCCGGACGCGGAGCTGCGGGCCGAGCTGGCCGCCGCGCAGATCGTGGGCACGGCGATGATGCGCTACGTGATCAAGCTGGAACCGCTGGCCTCGGCGGACCTGGAGCAGATCATCACGCGGGTGGCGCCGGTGGTGCAGCGGCATCTGACGCAGCCCTGA
- the ilvD gene encoding dihydroxy-acid dehydratase has protein sequence MPELRSRTVTHGRNMAGARALMRASGVPGADIGRKPVIAVANSFTEFVPGHTHLQPVGRIVSEAIKEAGGIPREFNTIAVDDGIAMGHGGMLYSLPSRDLIADSVEYMVEAHCADALVCISNCDKITPGMLLAALRLNIPTVFVSGGPMESGRATLVDGTVRTLDLVDAISDAVNDKISDEDILRIEENACPTCGSCSGMFTANSMNCLTEAIGLSLPGNGSVLATHTARRRLYEDAARTVMDLTRRYYEQDDDSVLPLNIATFAAFENAMALDIAMGGSTNTILHLLAAAQEAGVPFGLEQIDAVSRRVPCLAKVAPNVAKNRTYYMEDVHRAGGIPALLGELHRAGLLNEDVHAVHSPSLSDWLKTWDVRGGSPSPEAVELWHAAPGCVRSAEAFSQSERWEALDEDAESGCIRSAEHAYSKDGGLAVLKGNLAVDGCVVKTAGVDESIWTFEGPAVVCESQEEAVQRILTQEVKDGDVVVIRYEGPKGGPGMQEMLYPTSYLKGRGLGKTCALITDGRFSGGTSGLSIGHASPEAASGGTIALVRDGDRIRIDIPNRTIELLVDEAELARREESLGGVFTPGNRDRKVSAALRAYAAMATSADKGAVRDVTKLG, from the coding sequence ATGCCCGAGCTGAGGTCCCGCACAGTCACCCACGGCCGCAACATGGCGGGCGCCCGCGCCCTTATGCGTGCCTCCGGTGTACCGGGTGCGGACATCGGCCGGAAGCCGGTCATCGCGGTCGCCAACTCCTTCACCGAGTTCGTGCCGGGCCACACCCACCTGCAGCCGGTCGGCCGGATCGTCAGCGAGGCGATCAAGGAGGCCGGCGGCATCCCGCGCGAGTTCAACACCATCGCGGTCGACGACGGCATCGCCATGGGCCACGGCGGCATGCTCTACAGCCTCCCCTCCCGCGACCTGATCGCGGACAGCGTGGAGTACATGGTCGAGGCCCACTGCGCCGACGCCCTGGTCTGCATCTCCAACTGCGACAAGATCACCCCGGGCATGCTGCTGGCGGCCCTGCGCCTGAACATCCCGACGGTCTTCGTCTCCGGCGGCCCGATGGAGTCCGGCCGGGCCACCCTGGTCGACGGCACGGTCCGCACCCTCGACCTGGTCGACGCGATCTCCGACGCCGTCAACGACAAGATCTCGGACGAGGACATCCTCCGGATCGAGGAGAACGCCTGTCCGACCTGCGGCAGCTGTTCCGGCATGTTCACCGCCAACTCGATGAACTGCCTGACCGAGGCCATCGGCCTCTCCCTGCCCGGCAACGGCTCGGTCCTCGCCACCCACACGGCCCGCCGCCGGCTCTACGAGGACGCGGCCCGCACGGTCATGGACCTCACCCGCCGCTACTACGAGCAGGACGACGACTCGGTCCTCCCGCTCAACATCGCGACGTTCGCGGCCTTCGAGAACGCCATGGCCCTGGACATCGCGATGGGCGGCTCCACGAACACGATCCTGCACCTGCTGGCCGCCGCCCAGGAGGCGGGCGTCCCCTTCGGCCTGGAGCAGATCGACGCCGTCTCCCGCCGCGTCCCCTGCCTCGCCAAGGTCGCGCCCAACGTCGCGAAGAACCGCACGTACTACATGGAGGACGTGCACCGCGCCGGCGGCATCCCCGCCCTCCTCGGCGAGCTGCACCGCGCCGGCCTCCTCAACGAGGACGTCCACGCGGTCCACAGCCCCTCCCTGTCCGACTGGCTGAAGACCTGGGACGTCCGCGGCGGCTCCCCGTCCCCCGAGGCGGTGGAGCTGTGGCACGCGGCCCCCGGCTGCGTCCGCTCCGCCGAGGCCTTCTCCCAGTCCGAGCGCTGGGAGGCCCTGGACGAGGACGCCGAAAGCGGCTGCATCCGCTCGGCCGAGCACGCCTACTCCAAGGACGGCGGCCTCGCGGTCCTCAAGGGCAACCTGGCCGTGGACGGCTGCGTGGTGAAGACGGCCGGCGTCGACGAGTCGATCTGGACCTTCGAGGGCCCGGCCGTGGTCTGCGAGTCCCAGGAGGAGGCCGTCCAGCGGATCCTCACCCAGGAGGTCAAGGACGGCGACGTCGTCGTCATCCGCTACGAGGGCCCCAAGGGCGGCCCCGGCATGCAGGAGATGCTCTACCCGACCTCGTACCTCAAGGGCCGGGGCCTGGGCAAGACCTGCGCCCTGATCACCGACGGCCGCTTCTCCGGCGGCACCTCCGGCCTCTCCATCGGCCACGCCTCCCCCGAGGCGGCCTCCGGCGGCACGATCGCCCTGGTCCGGGACGGCGACCGGATCCGCATCGACATCCCGAACCGCACGATCGAGCTGCTGGTCGACGAGGCGGAACTCGCGCGCCGCGAGGAGTCCCTGGGCGGCGTCTTCACCCCCGGGAACCGCGACCGCAAGGTCTCGGCCGCCCTGCGCGCCTACGCCGCGATGGCGACCAGCGCGGACAAGGGCGCGGTGCGCGACGTGACCAAGCTGGGCTGA
- a CDS encoding serine/threonine-protein kinase, with the protein MTPQRNTGAGAEAELPEYAGQYHLDSCLGSGGMGVVHLARSTSGLRLAVKVVHAEFARDPEFRGRFRQEVAAARRVSGAFTAPVVDADPEAERPWMATLFIPGPTLSEHVKRNGPMPTAQLRRLMAGLAEALRDIHRVGVVHRDLKPSNVLLAEDGPKVIDFGISRPKDSELRTETGKLIGTPPFMAPEQFRRPREVGPAADIFALGSVMVHAATGRGPFDSDSPYVVAYQVVHDEPDLTGVPGSLAPLVLRCLAKEPEDRPTPDELMRELRSVAASYDTQAFIPAQRGRNDAPEREPSGVEPVPAPRRRFDRRAALATGALALALGGVLTGLLWPGDDGAPTVKKSGTPAVSAGFAAWRAKPAGKSSGMPQCVHAAGKLLCLRSGVAFALDPANGSLLWRRAVAEERTSYAPALSGGLLLLPTNGSRRVVALDPASGAPRWQRDLPAHTGIRFAGSMLLVTGTDGSVTGVAGASGDTKWHRRVSGRGTPFLASYDGDPLAYAAATSADGTYTLVTAVDPGTGTARWEARLKGSLQPIGSQNGSLFLLAVDPASGDATGVVRYTPASKAVRRAALAVPLTAPQTDVRGDVVHLLAAGGSLDAVDLGTGRRLWHVETSVSRGSAPVASARHVYFTAPDGRLLAFDARDGSLVGQTPPRLGTRAGEVASALPAPLLVDDRVYAASPDGTVFALNGRDPSAW; encoded by the coding sequence ATGACGCCACAGCGCAACACCGGAGCGGGCGCGGAAGCGGAACTTCCCGAGTACGCCGGCCAGTACCACCTGGACTCATGTCTGGGTTCCGGTGGCATGGGCGTGGTGCATCTGGCCCGCAGCACCTCCGGGCTGAGGCTCGCGGTGAAGGTCGTACACGCCGAGTTCGCGCGGGACCCCGAGTTCAGAGGCCGTTTCCGGCAGGAGGTGGCTGCGGCCCGGAGGGTGAGCGGTGCCTTCACCGCGCCGGTCGTGGACGCCGATCCGGAGGCCGAACGGCCCTGGATGGCCACGCTGTTCATTCCCGGTCCGACGCTCTCGGAGCATGTGAAGCGGAACGGGCCGATGCCGACGGCGCAGTTGCGCCGGCTCATGGCCGGGCTCGCCGAGGCGCTGCGCGACATCCACCGGGTGGGGGTCGTGCACCGGGATCTCAAGCCGAGCAACGTGCTGCTCGCCGAGGACGGGCCGAAGGTGATCGACTTCGGTATCTCCCGGCCGAAGGACAGTGAACTGCGCACCGAGACCGGGAAGCTGATCGGCACACCGCCTTTCATGGCGCCCGAGCAGTTCCGGCGCCCGCGGGAGGTGGGACCGGCGGCGGACATCTTCGCCCTCGGGTCGGTGATGGTGCACGCGGCCACCGGGCGGGGGCCGTTCGACTCCGACAGCCCGTACGTCGTGGCGTACCAGGTGGTGCACGACGAGCCGGATCTGACCGGGGTGCCGGGGAGCCTCGCGCCGCTGGTGCTGCGGTGTCTGGCCAAGGAGCCCGAGGACCGGCCCACTCCCGACGAACTGATGCGGGAACTGCGGTCGGTGGCGGCCTCGTACGACACCCAGGCGTTCATACCGGCGCAGCGCGGCCGGAACGACGCGCCCGAGCGGGAACCCTCCGGCGTCGAGCCGGTGCCCGCGCCGCGCAGGCGGTTCGACAGGCGTGCCGCCCTCGCCACCGGGGCACTCGCCCTTGCCCTGGGCGGTGTCCTCACCGGACTGCTGTGGCCGGGCGACGACGGTGCTCCCACGGTGAAGAAGAGCGGCACCCCCGCCGTCTCCGCCGGGTTTGCCGCCTGGCGCGCGAAGCCGGCCGGGAAGAGTTCCGGGATGCCCCAGTGCGTCCATGCGGCCGGGAAGCTGCTCTGCCTCCGGTCCGGGGTGGCTTTCGCCCTCGATCCCGCGAACGGCTCGCTCCTGTGGCGGCGCGCGGTCGCCGAGGAACGAACGAGCTACGCTCCCGCCCTCTCGGGCGGCCTCCTGCTGCTGCCGACGAACGGCAGCCGGCGGGTGGTGGCACTGGATCCCGCCTCGGGCGCGCCGCGCTGGCAGCGGGACCTGCCCGCGCACACGGGGATCCGGTTCGCCGGGTCCATGCTCCTGGTCACCGGCACGGACGGGTCGGTGACGGGGGTGGCCGGGGCGTCGGGAGACACGAAGTGGCACCGACGGGTGTCCGGGCGTGGCACCCCTTTTCTGGCCTCCTACGACGGCGACCCGCTGGCCTATGCGGCCGCCACCTCGGCGGACGGCACGTACACGCTGGTCACCGCGGTGGACCCGGGCACCGGTACCGCACGCTGGGAAGCGCGGCTGAAGGGCTCGCTGCAGCCCATCGGCAGCCAGAACGGTTCGCTGTTCCTGCTGGCCGTCGACCCCGCCTCGGGGGACGCGACCGGTGTCGTCCGGTACACGCCGGCCTCCAAGGCCGTACGCCGTGCGGCTCTGGCCGTCCCGCTCACGGCGCCCCAGACCGACGTGCGCGGCGATGTCGTCCACCTGCTCGCGGCGGGTGGCTCTCTGGACGCCGTCGACCTGGGCACAGGCAGACGGCTGTGGCACGTCGAGACGTCTGTGAGCCGTGGTTCGGCGCCGGTCGCCTCCGCCCGGCACGTCTACTTCACCGCCCCCGACGGACGTCTGCTCGCCTTCGACGCGCGCGACGGAAGCCTGGTGGGGCAGACGCCGCCGCGGCTCGGCACGCGGGCGGGCGAGGTCGCCTCGGCGCTGCCGGCGCCGCTGCTCGTCGACGACCGCGTCTACGCCGCCTCCCCCGACGGAACCGTCTTCGCCCTGAACGGACGCGACCCGTCCGCCTGGTGA
- a CDS encoding SH3 domain-containing protein, which produces MSVEHAEAAGGGENESLVAESGVRTYATAPGVRLNVRSGPGTDYGIIRVLTEGTRVPIFCQTPGTTVTGPYGTTKIWDNINNGEFVSDAYVHTGTDGYVASRCS; this is translated from the coding sequence ATGTCTGTCGAGCATGCGGAGGCCGCGGGCGGCGGCGAGAACGAGTCTCTGGTGGCGGAGTCGGGCGTACGCACGTACGCGACCGCCCCGGGGGTGCGCCTGAACGTCCGCAGCGGCCCTGGCACCGACTACGGCATCATCCGGGTCCTCACCGAGGGCACCCGCGTACCGATCTTCTGCCAGACGCCGGGTACGACCGTGACGGGCCCGTACGGCACGACGAAGATCTGGGACAACATCAACAACGGCGAATTCGTTTCGGACGCCTACGTGCACACGGGCACCGACGGCTACGTCGCGTCGCGTTGCTCATGA
- a CDS encoding peptidase, which translates to MIVSAPATASAAGLRYYPVAPGVRLNVHMGPGTDYNIVRLLPEGAQVHIYCQAPGTKVTGTYGTSTIWDNIDNGEYVSDAYVKTGSDGYVAARCG; encoded by the coding sequence ATGATCGTGAGCGCGCCGGCCACGGCGTCTGCCGCGGGTCTGCGTTACTACCCGGTCGCGCCGGGGGTCCGCCTGAACGTCCACATGGGCCCGGGCACCGACTACAACATCGTGCGCCTGCTGCCCGAGGGAGCCCAGGTCCACATCTACTGCCAGGCACCGGGCACCAAGGTCACCGGCACCTATGGCACCTCCACCATCTGGGACAACATCGACAACGGCGAGTACGTCTCCGACGCCTACGTCAAGACGGGCAGCGACGGTTACGTCGCGGCGCGCTGCGGCTGA